From a single Nicotiana tomentosiformis chromosome 2, ASM39032v3, whole genome shotgun sequence genomic region:
- the LOC138904808 gene encoding uncharacterized protein yields the protein MPLYRLVFGKECHLPVELEHKSMWALKKLNLEWDVAANLRVEQLNELDEFRFHAYSSSSLYKDKMKYLHNKYIRNKEFKEGDLVLLFNSRLRMFLGKLKSKWSGPFKVVHVTPFGALDLKNKNGEIFRVNGHCVKHYLGRVDDSTTEVNRKELGKPVQSSQSLRRHS from the coding sequence ATGCCTCTGTATCGGTTGGTGTTTGGGAAAGAATGTCACCTTCCAGTGGAATTAGAGCATAAGTCCATGTGGGCGTTGAAGAAATTAAACCTTgagtgggatgtagctgccaatcttcgggtggagcaattgaatgaacttgatgagttccgaTTCCATGCTTACTccagttcgtccttgtataaggacaaaaTGAAGTACCTACATAATAAGTATATCCGGAATaaagaattcaaagaaggtgaccttgttcttttattcaactctcggttacggatgtttctaggaaagcttaaatcaaagtggagtggtccttttaaagtggtacatgtgactccttttggtgctcttgatttgaaaaataagaatggtgaGATATTTAGAGTAAATGGGCACTGTGTGAAGCACTACCTTGGTAGGGTTGATgatagcaccactgaagtgaacaggaaagagcttggtaaacctgtccaatcttcacaaagcctcagaagacatagctga